A single region of the Acidobacteriota bacterium genome encodes:
- a CDS encoding Glu/Leu/Phe/Val dehydrogenase encodes MQSYNSFEVAQAQVTAAAKLLNLDRATLDLLLWPQREFAFTLPVRMDGGETRVLHAFRVQHNFARGPAKGGIRFHPDETLDTIRALAGWMTWKTAVANLPLGGSKGGVVCDPRKMSERELERTARAYVRALWPHIGADRDVPAPDVYTNPQTMAWMMDEYETITNRHQPGVMSNKPLALGGSEGRRSATARGGVVVVREACRACGIDPRGDYAVQGFGSNGQRAAILHQEILGGGRLVAASDSSGAVYNREGMNPIELRNHKLRTGSVKGFGGSEPIDPAEVLELDLAVLYPAALENAINVGNAERVRARVLCELANGPTTPQADQVLFAKGIHVIPDILANAGGVAASHLEMVQNRNGDYWDEPAVLARLDDTMTRAYHAVHGASEERGIHPRLGAMLVAVARVAQACKLRGWV; translated from the coding sequence ATGCAATCGTACAACTCTTTCGAGGTGGCGCAGGCGCAGGTCACGGCGGCGGCGAAGCTTCTGAACCTGGACCGGGCCACGCTCGACCTGCTGCTCTGGCCGCAGCGCGAGTTCGCCTTCACCCTCCCCGTCAGGATGGACGGCGGCGAGACCCGCGTCCTGCACGCCTTCCGCGTCCAGCATAATTTCGCCCGAGGCCCGGCCAAGGGGGGGATCCGCTTCCACCCCGACGAAACGCTCGACACGATCCGGGCCCTGGCCGGGTGGATGACGTGGAAGACGGCGGTGGCCAATCTCCCCCTGGGGGGGAGCAAGGGGGGGGTGGTGTGCGACCCCCGGAAGATGTCGGAGCGGGAGCTGGAGCGCACGGCCCGCGCCTACGTGCGCGCCCTCTGGCCCCACATCGGCGCGGACCGGGACGTGCCGGCGCCCGACGTCTACACCAACCCCCAGACCATGGCCTGGATGATGGATGAGTACGAGACGATCACCAACCGGCACCAGCCGGGCGTCATGTCCAACAAGCCCCTGGCCCTCGGGGGGAGCGAGGGACGGCGCAGCGCCACCGCGCGCGGCGGGGTGGTCGTGGTGCGGGAGGCGTGCCGCGCCTGCGGCATCGACCCGCGCGGGGACTACGCCGTCCAGGGCTTCGGCAGCAACGGCCAGCGCGCGGCCATCCTGCACCAGGAGATCCTGGGGGGCGGGCGGCTGGTCGCCGCGTCCGATTCGAGCGGCGCGGTGTACAACCGCGAAGGGATGAACCCCATCGAGCTGCGCAACCACAAGCTCCGGACCGGGTCGGTCAAGGGCTTCGGCGGCTCCGAGCCGATCGACCCCGCGGAGGTGCTCGAGCTCGACCTGGCCGTCCTTTACCCGGCCGCGCTCGAGAACGCCATCAACGTGGGGAACGCCGAACGGGTGCGGGCCCGCGTCCTGTGCGAGCTGGCCAACGGCCCCACCACCCCGCAGGCGGACCAGGTCCTGTTCGCCAAGGGGATCCACGTCATCCCCGACATCCTGGCCAACGCCGGGGGGGTGGCCGCGTCCCACCTGGAAATGGTCCAGAACCGCAACGGCGACTACTGGGACGAACCGGCCGTCCTGGCGCGCCTGGACGACACCATGACCCGGGCCTACCACGCGGTCCACGGCGCGTCCGAGGAGCGGGGGATCCACCCGAGGCTGGGGGCCATGCTCGTGGCCGTCGCGCGCGTGGCTCAGGCGTGCAAGCTGCGCGGCTGGGTCTAG
- the gdhA gene encoding NADP-specific glutamate dehydrogenase yields the protein MVDYVNIFMARLQAKNPGETEFHQAVQEVVESLSLVLDRHPEYRSAKILERVVEPERVLMFRVPWMDDQGEIQVNRGFRIEMNSAIGPYKGGLRFHPSVNLGILKFLAFEQVFKNSLTTLPIGGGKGGSDFDPKGKSNNEVMRFCQSFMTELSRHIGPDTDVPAGDIGVGGREIGYLFGQYKRLRNEFTGVLTGKGLNWGGSLIRPEATGYGCVYFASEMLSTRGQSLEGKTCLVSGSGNVSQYTIEKILQLGGKVVTVSDSDGYIYDEEGIDAQKLAFIMELKNVKRGRIKTYADKYKSAVYTASDRSKDYNPLWDHKADCAFPSATQNEINAQDARNLLKNGVYVVAEGANMPTHFEGVRLFLDAGVLYGPGKAANAGGVAVSGLEMAQNSMRMPWTRDEVDNRLHLIMKSIHATCVECADRFGTPGNYVNGANIGGFLKVADAMMDQGLV from the coding sequence ATGGTTGATTACGTCAATATTTTCATGGCCCGTCTGCAGGCCAAGAATCCCGGCGAGACCGAATTTCACCAGGCCGTGCAGGAGGTGGTCGAATCCCTCTCCCTCGTGCTCGACCGTCACCCGGAATACCGTTCCGCGAAAATCCTCGAGCGCGTCGTGGAGCCCGAGCGCGTCCTCATGTTCCGCGTCCCCTGGATGGACGACCAGGGGGAAATCCAGGTCAACCGCGGCTTCCGGATCGAGATGAACAGCGCCATCGGCCCCTACAAGGGGGGGCTGCGCTTCCACCCCTCGGTGAACCTCGGCATCCTGAAGTTCCTGGCCTTCGAGCAGGTCTTCAAGAACAGCCTGACGACCCTCCCCATCGGGGGGGGGAAGGGGGGGTCCGACTTCGACCCCAAGGGGAAGAGCAACAACGAGGTCATGCGCTTCTGCCAGAGCTTCATGACGGAGCTCAGCCGCCACATCGGCCCCGACACCGACGTCCCGGCGGGCGACATCGGGGTGGGCGGGCGCGAGATCGGCTACTTGTTCGGACAGTACAAACGGCTGCGCAACGAATTCACCGGCGTGCTGACGGGCAAGGGGCTGAACTGGGGGGGCTCCCTCATCCGCCCCGAGGCGACGGGCTACGGCTGCGTCTACTTCGCCTCCGAGATGCTCTCCACCCGCGGCCAGTCGCTCGAGGGGAAGACGTGCCTCGTCTCCGGAAGCGGCAACGTGTCGCAGTACACCATCGAGAAGATCCTCCAGCTCGGCGGCAAGGTGGTGACCGTCTCCGACTCCGACGGCTACATCTACGACGAGGAGGGGATCGACGCCCAGAAGCTCGCCTTCATCATGGAGCTCAAGAACGTCAAGCGCGGGCGGATCAAGACCTACGCCGACAAGTACAAGTCGGCCGTCTACACCGCCTCCGACCGCTCCAAGGACTACAACCCGCTCTGGGACCACAAGGCCGACTGCGCCTTCCCGAGCGCCACGCAGAACGAGATCAACGCCCAGGACGCGCGCAACCTGCTCAAGAACGGGGTCTACGTCGTCGCCGAAGGGGCCAACATGCCCACCCACTTCGAAGGGGTCCGGCTCTTCCTCGACGCCGGGGTCCTGTACGGACCGGGGAAGGCGGCCAACGCCGGCGGGGTCGCGGTCTCGGGGCTGGAGATGGCCCAGAACAGCATGCGGATGCCCTGGACGCGCGACGAGGTCGACAACCGCCTCCACCTGATCATGAAGAGCATCCACGCCACCTGCGTCGAGTGCGCCGACCGCTTCGGCACGCCGGGCAACTACGTCAACGGCGCCAACATCGGCGGCTTCCTGAAAGTCGCCGACGCCATGATGGACCAGGGCCTGGTCTAA
- a CDS encoding (Fe-S)-binding protein, which yields MSRTEFTQVGKVARELEQCMKCGFCAYVCPVYQEEKTEASLARGKNELVKLLVSGELEINRELADRLYKCTGCMTCTANCPARAEIPRIVVAARADLAGEMGMRFPYGLIYRQVLAKRGVMGLALAAASRLQGVLMPRTSGTLRHMPDFLSAFGKGRRIPSVARKFLRRQLPEVTAAAGRRTLRVGYFSGCMNEFVSPEVGRRTVELLARRGVEVVFPRVQGCCGAAVFLGAGDFETARKMADRNAAAFEGLDYVVTDCATCACALTEYAHFLADTPEREEAYARFSGKVRHVASFLVDVLEAADFRAPALFDGKKVTWHDPCHLNRHLGVREQPRRILESLGGVRYVEMPEADRCCGMGGQFNLLHYELSMKIAKRKSENIEAADADVVVTACPGCQLQLADSASRLEKPQRVVSLMDVIE from the coding sequence ATGAGCCGGACGGAATTCACGCAAGTCGGCAAGGTCGCCAGGGAGCTGGAGCAGTGCATGAAGTGCGGCTTCTGCGCCTATGTCTGTCCCGTCTACCAGGAGGAGAAGACCGAGGCGAGCCTGGCGCGCGGGAAGAACGAGCTGGTCAAGCTCCTGGTCTCCGGGGAGCTCGAAATCAACCGGGAGCTGGCCGACCGCCTCTACAAGTGCACCGGCTGCATGACGTGCACGGCCAACTGCCCGGCCCGCGCCGAGATCCCCCGCATCGTGGTGGCCGCGCGCGCCGACCTCGCCGGGGAGATGGGGATGCGCTTCCCCTACGGGCTGATCTACCGGCAGGTCCTGGCCAAGCGCGGCGTCATGGGGCTGGCCCTGGCCGCCGCTTCGCGCCTGCAGGGGGTCCTCATGCCCCGCACCAGCGGGACGTTGCGCCATATGCCCGATTTCCTCTCCGCCTTCGGCAAGGGGCGCCGGATCCCGTCGGTCGCCCGGAAGTTTCTCCGCCGCCAGCTGCCCGAAGTCACCGCGGCGGCCGGCCGCCGCACCCTGCGGGTGGGCTATTTCAGCGGCTGCATGAACGAATTCGTCTCCCCCGAGGTCGGCCGCCGCACCGTCGAGCTGCTCGCCCGGCGCGGGGTCGAGGTCGTCTTCCCCCGGGTCCAGGGGTGCTGCGGCGCGGCCGTTTTCCTCGGGGCGGGCGATTTCGAAACCGCCCGGAAGATGGCCGACCGCAACGCGGCCGCCTTCGAGGGGCTGGACTATGTCGTGACCGACTGCGCCACCTGCGCCTGCGCCCTGACCGAATACGCCCATTTCCTGGCCGACACCCCCGAAAGGGAGGAAGCGTACGCCCGTTTTTCGGGCAAGGTGCGGCACGTCGCCTCCTTCCTGGTCGACGTCCTCGAGGCCGCGGACTTCCGGGCCCCGGCCCTTTTCGACGGGAAGAAGGTCACCTGGCACGACCCGTGCCACCTGAACCGGCACCTGGGGGTCCGGGAGCAGCCGCGGCGGATCCTCGAGTCTCTGGGCGGGGTCCGCTACGTGGAGATGCCCGAGGCCGACCGCTGCTGCGGCATGGGGGGGCAGTTCAACCTCCTCCACTACGAGCTCTCGATGAAGATCGCGAAAAGGAAGAGCGAGAACATCGAGGCGGCGGACGCCGACGTCGTCGTCACCGCCTGCCCCGGCTGCCAGCTGCAGCTGGCCGATTCGGCCTCCCGGCTCGAGAAGCCGCAAAGGGTGGTGAGCCTCATGGACGTGATCGAGTAG
- a CDS encoding histidine kinase, translated as MRHRIRDVLLVSSLYDLYLFEEDGRFDELISNEYQGLNLSHSPEITRVSSGKEAIVLAREERRFDLILTTMHVEDMTAVRLAREARAAGITIPIVLLAYDSKELKDLKAHNYTGAFDRVFVWQGDFRLIVGIIKHLEDRMNVDHDTRLVGVQSILFIEDNIQHLSRLLPMLYTELLNQSQRLISEGINLSHKVLKTVARPKILLCQTYEEAWDYFETYREHVLGVISDVDFPRGGRPDHGAGIRFARAVREENPELPVLLQSLTPEYAEEARKLDLTFVAKDAPNLPLELRRFMVEYFSFGDFVFRTPDGHEVGRAADLRSLREMLRYVPGESIRFHAERNHFSNWLKARTEFWLAHRVRPRKVSDFPTVEGLRENLIESLGDYSKLQQRGLITEFRKDAFDPESSFARIGGGSLGGKARGLGFLNTLINNYDVRRRFEGVRIAVPPAVVLGADVFDRFLDNNNLRRFALESDDDVEITRRFLAAVFPEQLLGDLASFLHIIRTPLAVRSSSMLEDSQYHPFAGVYQTYMIPNRHPDPFVRLGQLVTAVKRVYASTFYQGAKQYFRITDYQLEEEKMSVIIQKMVGTEHGARFYPDFAGVAKSYNYYPIAPQKAQDGIVSVALGLGKTIVDGGVTVRFCPKYPNHLLQFFSAADALQNSQTHFFALDLDSPPIQYEDTCDMRVKQYGLDDAETDGALHNLASTYSAENDALYDGTSRAGQRIVTFAPILRNRVFPLPGIVELLLDMGSWGMGSPVEMEFAADLSVPPGEPKEFAMLQLRPMGLSKESDPLEIGDVPRERLICRSGQVLGHGISGGILDIVYVDIERFERARSQDAALEVMHFNRKLADEGRPYLLVGVGRWGSLDPWLGIPVRWDQISGARVIVEAGFRDMEVDPSQGSHFFHNITSFRISYFTVNSLTGDGFVDWDWLRSIPVAEEKPFVRHLRLDRPVVAKVDGHRNQGIILKPE; from the coding sequence ATGCGCCACAGGATCAGGGACGTGCTGCTGGTCTCGAGCCTGTACGATCTCTACCTGTTCGAGGAAGACGGCCGCTTCGACGAGCTGATCAGCAACGAGTACCAGGGCCTCAACCTGAGCCACTCCCCCGAAATCACCCGCGTCTCGAGCGGGAAGGAGGCCATCGTCCTGGCCCGGGAGGAGCGGCGCTTCGACCTCATCCTCACCACGATGCACGTGGAGGACATGACGGCGGTCCGGCTCGCCCGCGAGGCGCGCGCGGCGGGGATCACGATCCCCATCGTGCTGCTGGCCTACGACAGCAAGGAGCTGAAGGACCTCAAGGCCCACAACTACACCGGGGCGTTCGACCGCGTCTTCGTCTGGCAGGGGGATTTCCGCCTCATCGTCGGCATCATCAAGCACCTGGAAGACCGGATGAACGTCGACCACGACACGCGCCTGGTCGGGGTCCAGTCGATCCTCTTCATCGAGGACAACATCCAGCACCTGTCGCGCCTCCTGCCGATGCTCTACACCGAGCTGCTCAACCAGAGCCAGCGGCTGATCTCCGAGGGGATCAACCTCTCGCACAAGGTGCTCAAGACGGTGGCCCGGCCGAAGATCCTCCTCTGCCAGACCTACGAGGAGGCGTGGGACTACTTCGAGACCTACCGCGAGCACGTCCTGGGGGTGATCTCCGACGTCGATTTCCCGCGCGGGGGGCGGCCCGACCACGGCGCCGGCATCCGCTTCGCCCGGGCGGTGCGGGAGGAAAACCCGGAGCTGCCGGTCCTGCTGCAGTCGCTGACCCCGGAATACGCCGAGGAGGCCCGGAAACTCGACCTCACCTTCGTCGCCAAGGACGCGCCCAACCTCCCGCTCGAGCTGCGGCGGTTCATGGTGGAGTACTTCAGCTTCGGCGACTTCGTCTTCCGCACCCCGGACGGGCACGAGGTGGGGCGCGCGGCCGATCTCAGGAGCCTCCGGGAGATGCTGCGCTACGTCCCGGGGGAGAGCATCCGCTTCCACGCCGAGCGCAACCACTTCTCCAACTGGCTCAAGGCGCGCACCGAGTTCTGGCTCGCGCACCGCGTCCGGCCGCGCAAGGTGTCGGACTTCCCCACGGTGGAGGGGCTGCGCGAGAACCTGATCGAGTCCCTGGGGGACTACAGCAAGCTGCAGCAGCGCGGGCTGATCACCGAGTTCCGGAAAGACGCGTTCGACCCGGAGTCGAGCTTCGCCCGGATCGGCGGGGGCTCGCTCGGGGGGAAGGCGCGCGGGCTCGGGTTCCTGAACACCCTGATCAACAACTACGACGTGCGCCGGCGCTTCGAGGGGGTGCGGATCGCCGTCCCCCCCGCCGTCGTCCTCGGGGCCGACGTGTTCGACCGCTTCCTCGACAACAACAACCTGCGCCGCTTCGCGCTGGAATCGGACGACGACGTGGAGATCACCCGGCGCTTCCTCGCCGCCGTCTTCCCCGAGCAGCTGCTGGGGGACCTCGCCTCCTTCCTGCACATCATCCGGACCCCGCTGGCGGTGCGCTCCTCGAGCATGCTGGAGGACTCGCAGTACCACCCCTTCGCCGGCGTCTACCAGACCTACATGATCCCCAACCGCCACCCCGACCCCTTCGTCCGGCTGGGGCAGCTGGTGACGGCGGTCAAGCGGGTGTACGCCTCCACCTTCTACCAGGGGGCCAAGCAGTACTTCCGGATCACCGACTACCAGCTCGAGGAAGAGAAGATGTCGGTCATCATCCAGAAGATGGTCGGCACCGAGCACGGCGCCCGCTTCTACCCCGATTTCGCCGGGGTGGCCAAGTCGTACAACTACTACCCGATCGCCCCCCAGAAGGCCCAGGACGGGATCGTGAGCGTCGCGCTCGGGCTCGGGAAGACCATCGTCGACGGCGGCGTCACGGTCCGCTTCTGCCCCAAATACCCCAACCACCTGCTGCAGTTCTTCTCCGCCGCCGACGCGCTGCAGAACAGCCAGACCCATTTCTTCGCCCTCGACCTGGACTCCCCGCCGATCCAGTACGAGGATACCTGCGACATGCGCGTGAAGCAGTACGGCCTCGACGACGCCGAAACGGACGGCGCCCTGCACAACCTCGCCTCCACCTACTCGGCCGAAAACGACGCCCTCTACGACGGCACCTCCCGCGCCGGGCAGCGCATCGTCACCTTCGCCCCCATCCTGCGCAACCGGGTCTTCCCCCTCCCGGGGATCGTGGAGCTCCTGCTCGACATGGGGAGCTGGGGGATGGGGTCGCCGGTGGAGATGGAGTTCGCCGCGGACCTCTCGGTCCCGCCGGGAGAGCCGAAGGAGTTCGCCATGCTCCAGCTCCGCCCCATGGGGCTGAGCAAGGAGTCCGACCCGCTGGAGATCGGGGACGTGCCGCGCGAGCGGCTGATCTGCCGCAGCGGCCAGGTGCTCGGGCACGGCATCTCGGGCGGCATCCTCGACATCGTCTACGTCGACATCGAACGATTCGAGCGCGCCCGGAGCCAGGACGCGGCGCTCGAGGTCATGCACTTCAACCGGAAGCTGGCGGACGAAGGGAGGCCCTACCTCCTCGTCGGGGTCGGCCGCTGGGGGTCGCTCGACCCGTGGCTCGGCATCCCGGTCAGGTGGGACCAGATCTCGGGCGCCCGGGTGATCGTGGAGGCGGGGTTCCGCGACATGGAGGTGGACCCCTCCCAGGGGTCCCACTTCTTCCACAACATCACCTCCTTCCGCATCAGCTATTTCACCGTGAACTCCCTGACCGGGGACGGCTTCGTCGACTGGGATTGGCTGCGCTCCATCCCGGTCGCGGAGGAAAAACCTTTCGTGCGCCACCTGCGGCTCGACCGGCCGGTGGTGGCCAAGGTCGACGGGCACCGCAACCAGGGCATCATTCTCAAACCGGAGTAG
- a CDS encoding LysM peptidoglycan-binding domain-containing protein, with translation MTRNYKVLPGDTLSKIARQFGTTPEKIQAANRLKNSRIKAGQSLTIPPLPAPAASPEPAASARPAMPEKPAAGPEKPTRPKAAAASGAGAAARTYKVRKGDTLFQIARDHGTTPKELQAANGLKGSRLAIGQTLQLPSAPDQAAYAVVPYEPKSGTSPGRAPLPADPSTVPSKPSEAPARQAKAPVHQATAPVHQATAPVDPGMEPAGPAEAPAGRAQPEIEAVASKPAAAEKPETVQTYTVRKGDTLFQIARRHDTTLKELRAANRLKGSRLAIGQTLVIPAVQAAAKAHPAPPTPKTPAAIDFSTYVPGESAAEAEEGAEEEAGNLPARLRLVEAGFKMLGIRYRYGGTSEKTGLDCSALVRNLFSKFNLQLPRSSREQYQQGEKIDRENLQAGDLVFFSSGGKTPNHVGIYIGDNKFLHAARKAKKVIVSDLTKLWYEKRYLGARRIMDLWWEEAGEETGEEPQSANR, from the coding sequence ATGACCCGAAACTACAAGGTCCTCCCGGGGGACACCCTCTCGAAGATCGCCCGTCAGTTCGGCACCACGCCGGAGAAGATCCAGGCGGCCAACCGGTTGAAAAACAGCCGGATCAAGGCAGGACAGAGCCTCACGATCCCCCCCCTTCCCGCCCCTGCCGCTTCTCCGGAACCCGCGGCTTCCGCGCGACCGGCCATGCCTGAGAAACCGGCGGCGGGACCGGAAAAACCGACGCGGCCGAAGGCGGCCGCTGCGAGCGGAGCAGGGGCGGCGGCCCGGACCTACAAGGTCCGCAAGGGGGACACCCTCTTCCAGATCGCCAGGGACCATGGCACCACCCCGAAAGAGCTCCAGGCGGCCAACGGCCTGAAGGGGAGCCGGCTCGCGATCGGACAGACGCTGCAGCTGCCTTCCGCACCGGACCAGGCCGCCTACGCCGTCGTCCCCTACGAACCCAAATCGGGAACCTCCCCCGGCCGGGCTCCTCTGCCTGCAGATCCCTCGACGGTGCCCTCAAAGCCATCGGAGGCGCCGGCCAGGCAGGCAAAAGCGCCGGTCCATCAAGCGACAGCGCCGGTCCATCAGGCGACAGCGCCGGTTGATCCGGGGATGGAGCCGGCAGGGCCGGCGGAGGCTCCGGCCGGGCGGGCGCAGCCGGAAATCGAGGCCGTGGCGTCAAAACCGGCGGCTGCCGAAAAGCCGGAGACGGTTCAGACCTACACCGTCCGCAAGGGGGATACCCTCTTTCAGATCGCCCGGAGGCACGATACCACCCTGAAGGAGCTCCGGGCGGCCAACCGCCTGAAGGGGAGCCGGCTCGCGATCGGGCAGACGCTCGTGATCCCTGCCGTCCAGGCAGCCGCGAAGGCGCACCCGGCCCCGCCGACCCCCAAAACGCCCGCCGCTATCGACTTTTCCACCTACGTTCCCGGGGAGAGTGCGGCCGAGGCCGAGGAGGGAGCCGAGGAAGAGGCCGGGAACCTTCCGGCGCGCCTGCGCCTGGTGGAGGCGGGCTTCAAGATGCTGGGGATCCGCTACCGGTACGGCGGCACCTCGGAGAAGACGGGGCTCGACTGCTCCGCGCTGGTCAGAAACCTCTTCTCCAAATTCAACCTCCAGCTCCCCCGCTCCTCCCGGGAGCAGTACCAGCAAGGAGAAAAGATCGACCGGGAAAACCTCCAGGCGGGAGACCTGGTCTTCTTCTCCTCCGGCGGGAAGACGCCGAACCACGTCGGCATCTACATCGGGGACAACAAGTTCCTCCACGCGGCGCGCAAGGCGAAGAAGGTCATCGTCAGCGACCTCACGAAGCTCTGGTACGAAAAGCGCTATCTTGGCGCCCGCCGCATCATGGACCTCTGGTGGGAAGAGGCCGGAGAAGAAACCGGCGAGGAGCCCCAGAGCGCCAACCGCTGA
- a CDS encoding FAD-binding protein, with protein MKPEIIHRLQEIVGKDDVLSAREDLATYSYDGTTNWTGTPEVVVLPRTTGQISEIMKLASRHRIAVTPRGAGTNISGGSVPTRGGIVLCTVKMNRVLDINKTNLTAVVEPGVVLQDFNNMLAKENLFYPPDPQSFLGCTMGGTIAENSGGPLCVKYGVTKHYVLGLEVVLPSGYVMKVGGSTVKNRTGYDLVPLFTGSEGTLGVITGITLRLIPRPAARRTLMAIFDDMTLAGAVVSSILGAGIVPAKIEFVDNFVIRRIEEKMKIGLPVDAKTMLLIDVDGSEAAVESEADRILELLKEGGARIARRAKDEAEAALYWKARSAGFAAIYSAARTVIAEDVTVPRDRLSEYIQRLDEISRKSGFPIVLIGHAGDGNIHPSVSTDSTDKEDLERLEDTLTAIFEMALELGGTLSGEHGIGLEKKRLLSRALDPMAIDAMRKIKTIFDPDNIMNPDKIWENA; from the coding sequence CTGAAGCCTGAAATAATCCATCGCCTGCAGGAGATTGTCGGCAAGGACGACGTCCTCTCGGCCCGGGAGGACCTGGCGACGTATTCCTACGACGGGACGACCAACTGGACCGGGACTCCCGAGGTGGTGGTCCTGCCGAGGACGACGGGGCAGATCTCCGAAATCATGAAGCTCGCCAGCCGGCACCGTATCGCCGTGACTCCCAGGGGTGCGGGGACGAACATCAGCGGCGGCTCGGTACCGACCCGCGGGGGCATCGTCCTGTGCACCGTGAAGATGAACCGGGTGCTCGACATCAACAAGACCAACCTCACGGCGGTGGTGGAGCCGGGGGTCGTGCTGCAGGACTTCAACAACATGCTCGCGAAGGAAAACCTCTTCTACCCCCCCGACCCGCAGAGCTTCCTGGGCTGCACGATGGGGGGGACGATCGCCGAGAACTCCGGCGGCCCCCTCTGCGTCAAGTACGGGGTGACCAAGCACTACGTTCTCGGGCTCGAGGTGGTGCTGCCCAGCGGCTACGTCATGAAGGTGGGCGGCTCCACCGTGAAAAACCGGACGGGGTACGACCTGGTCCCCCTCTTCACGGGGTCGGAGGGGACCCTGGGGGTGATCACCGGGATCACCCTGCGCCTCATCCCCAGGCCGGCCGCCCGCCGGACCCTGATGGCGATCTTCGACGACATGACGCTGGCGGGGGCGGTGGTCTCCAGCATCCTGGGCGCCGGGATCGTCCCGGCCAAAATCGAGTTCGTCGACAACTTTGTCATCCGGCGCATCGAGGAGAAGATGAAGATCGGGCTCCCGGTCGACGCCAAGACCATGCTCCTCATCGACGTCGACGGCTCCGAGGCCGCCGTCGAGAGCGAGGCCGACCGGATCCTCGAACTGCTCAAGGAGGGGGGGGCGCGGATCGCGCGCCGGGCGAAGGACGAGGCGGAGGCCGCCCTCTACTGGAAGGCGCGCAGCGCGGGATTCGCCGCCATCTACAGCGCCGCCCGCACCGTCATCGCCGAGGACGTCACCGTCCCGCGCGACCGGCTTTCGGAGTACATCCAGCGGCTGGACGAGATTTCGCGCAAATCGGGCTTCCCGATCGTACTTATCGGCCACGCGGGGGACGGCAACATCCACCCCAGCGTCTCCACCGACAGCACCGACAAGGAGGACCTGGAGCGGCTCGAGGACACCCTCACGGCCATCTTCGAGATGGCGCTGGAGCTGGGGGGCACCCTTTCGGGGGAGCACGGGATCGGGCTCGAGAAGAAGCGGCTCCTCAGCCGGGCGCTCGACCCCATGGCGATCGACGCGATGCGGAAGATCAAAACCATTTTCGATCCGGACAACATCATGAATCCGGATAAGATCTGGGAAAACGCATGA
- a CDS encoding TIGR04013 family B12-binding domain/radical SAM domain-containing protein has protein sequence MPNDTAVVFHYHRLNTYSFNALAGALDAAPGFERLRIDLPRTPAELCAVTAERLRTARRAVVALSMMTCQFEESARLMAGLRARWGERVLLLAGGPHPSARPEEVLRAGADAVFAGEAEGTFPQALEAILAGGAAGPFAGGDVLRGEAPVDLDAAASISPARGMFGPIEITRGCAFACGYCQTSHLFGTRLRHRSVDRIVGQALTLQAIDRKVVRLLSPNAFSYGSPDGRRVDLAALRELLAALRAAVGRGAKILFAHFPSEARPEHVTEETLALLREFADNDEIVIGAQSGSPRVLEACGRGHTVEDVLGAVALARRRGYKVIVDFIFGLPGEEEEDRRASLGAMERIVRLGGRVHPHLFAPLPQTAMAGAAPGSVEGAFARAVAALQARGGIYETRGGRATRSRP, from the coding sequence ATGCCGAACGACACGGCCGTGGTCTTCCATTATCACCGCCTGAACACCTACAGCTTCAACGCGCTCGCGGGGGCGCTCGATGCCGCCCCCGGTTTCGAACGGCTGCGGATCGACCTCCCCCGCACTCCGGCCGAGCTCTGCGCCGTCACCGCCGAGCGGCTCCGCACCGCACGCCGGGCCGTCGTGGCGCTGTCGATGATGACGTGCCAGTTCGAGGAATCGGCGCGGCTGATGGCCGGGCTGCGCGCCCGGTGGGGGGAGCGCGTCCTCCTCCTCGCCGGCGGCCCGCACCCTTCGGCCCGGCCCGAAGAGGTGCTCCGGGCCGGGGCGGACGCGGTCTTCGCCGGGGAGGCGGAAGGGACCTTTCCCCAGGCCCTCGAGGCGATCCTGGCCGGCGGCGCGGCGGGACCCTTCGCGGGGGGGGACGTCCTCCGCGGGGAGGCGCCGGTCGACCTCGACGCGGCCGCCTCGATCTCCCCGGCGCGCGGGATGTTCGGCCCGATCGAGATCACGCGCGGCTGCGCCTTCGCCTGCGGCTACTGCCAGACCTCGCACCTGTTCGGCACCCGGCTGCGCCACCGCTCCGTCGACCGGATCGTCGGGCAGGCGCTCACCCTCCAGGCCATCGACCGCAAGGTCGTCAGGCTCCTCTCCCCCAACGCCTTCTCCTACGGCTCCCCCGACGGGCGGCGGGTCGACCTCGCGGCCCTCCGCGAACTGCTCGCGGCGCTGCGGGCGGCCGTCGGGAGGGGGGCGAAGATCCTCTTCGCCCACTTCCCGTCGGAAGCGCGCCCGGAGCACGTCACGGAGGAGACCCTCGCGCTGCTGCGGGAGTTCGCCGACAACGACGAGATCGTCATCGGCGCCCAGTCGGGGAGCCCGCGCGTGCTCGAGGCGTGCGGCCGTGGGCACACCGTGGAGGACGTGCTCGGCGCGGTGGCGCTCGCGCGCCGGCGCGGGTACAAGGTGATCGTCGACTTCATCTTCGGACTTCCGGGGGAGGAAGAGGAGGACCGGCGCGCGAGCCTTGGCGCCATGGAACGTATCGTGCGCCTCGGGGGGAGGGTGCACCCGCACCTGTTCGCCCCGCTGCCGCAGACGGCGATGGCGGGCGCGGCGCCCGGATCGGTCGAGGGCGCCTTCGCGCGCGCCGTGGCCGCGCTCCAGGCCCGGGGGGGGATCTACGAGACCCGGGGAGGGCGGGCTACTCGATCACGTCCATGA